In Longimicrobium sp., the following are encoded in one genomic region:
- a CDS encoding zinc ribbon domain-containing protein, with the protein MPTSDRCPYCRESVPADALVCGHCTREIATLRVAHAEIDDLRARLAAAEAAAGAAAIPARVAVSADGSLALQPAGAVQLPAGRGIAFATLWMLYLVPAVLNYGVGWPHTAYLTFSLAALAGSALALLANTNVWLVFLTAAAQPYVPLGILLAWRKLSLETIADPRLSALQVGLVAWLAALVSLAAFDRDRLAAMFRWSAVAEWMETHGARVELVQKFILAALGLGGVLVSLLKGVLG; encoded by the coding sequence ATGCCCACTTCCGACCGCTGCCCATACTGCCGCGAAAGCGTTCCCGCCGACGCCCTCGTCTGCGGCCACTGCACCCGCGAGATCGCCACGCTACGGGTCGCCCACGCCGAGATCGACGATCTGAGGGCGCGGCTCGCCGCCGCGGAGGCTGCCGCCGGGGCGGCGGCGATCCCGGCCCGCGTGGCCGTCTCGGCCGACGGAAGCCTCGCGCTGCAGCCGGCGGGGGCGGTGCAGCTTCCGGCGGGGCGGGGCATCGCCTTCGCGACGCTGTGGATGCTGTACCTGGTGCCGGCGGTGCTCAACTACGGGGTGGGGTGGCCGCATACGGCGTATCTCACCTTCTCGCTGGCCGCTCTGGCCGGCTCCGCGCTGGCGCTGCTGGCGAACACGAACGTGTGGCTGGTCTTCCTGACCGCTGCCGCGCAGCCCTACGTCCCACTGGGAATCCTGCTGGCGTGGCGGAAGCTGAGCCTGGAGACGATCGCGGATCCGCGGCTTTCGGCGCTGCAGGTGGGGCTGGTGGCGTGGCTGGCGGCGCTGGTCTCGCTCGCCGCCTTCGACCGGGATCGCCTGGCCGCGATGTTCCGCTGGAGCGCCGTCGCGGAGTGGATGGAGACGCACGGCGCCCGCGTGGAGCTGGTGCAGAAGTTCATCCTTGCGGCGCTGGGACTGGGTGGCGTGCTCGTCTCGCTGCTGAAGGGCGTGCTCGGATAG